The stretch of DNA CAAACGGTTGACCAACATTGACCGCAGTCGCTTGCCCGATAGAACCATTGTCGTCGGGCTTCCCAGTACCGGCTACCGTATCAATGGTGGCTGCTAACAAAAGGTGGCCGTTCAAACCGACCACCCATGCAATCACACTCAATGCAATAATTTTCATCATCAGTTTCTAATCGTTGGTTAACTAAACAGCTTGGCAATCGGTTGTCCCTGATCAGTGATCGGAACGGGGCGATCACCAGCGTAAAGGTTCTTGCGATAGTCCACTCCCACGGCAGCACAAATCGTCGCGAAAAAATCAGGAACACTGACGGGATTGGAAATGATTCGTTTCGACAGTTCATCTGTCTCTCCCCATGCTCCTTGATGCGAAAGCCCACCACCGGCAAGCACACAAGTAAACGCGGTTCCTTGATGGCCGCGGCCACCGCCACTGTCAAACTCCGGTGGTCGGCCGAATTCGGTAGTGATCACGATCAACGTCTTATCGAGCAATTTTTTATTCTCGAGGTCGATCATCAATGTCGCGACCGCCGTGTCCAGCTCTTGAATCAAACGGTGCTGTTGTTCGATCCCCGCATTGTGAACATCCCAACCAGCGCCATTGAGGAAGTTTAGATTGTGAGAAACTTCAATGAACCGCACACCACGTTCGACCAATCGTCGGCTGAGCAGGCATCGCTGTCCAAATTCACCACCGTATTGTGATCTCAATTCACTTGGTTCGCGATCAAGATCGAACACCCGAGAAAAATCAGGGCCACTTAGCTTCAGACTTTGCTGGATCGCTGCGTCATAATCGAGCAACCGTTGTTGAGAAGTTGCATCACCGTTCTGGTTGAGCGCGTTCAAAAACTGTTCGCGCCGTGATTGTCGTTGATCTGATAAACCGTCGGGGCGACTCAAACCCGCTGGCCCGCGACTGGTGTCGGTCAAATACAAGTAACTATCACGAGCTCCTAAAAATCCGGGGCCACGTGTAACATTGGGGTAACCGATCAAAACGTATGGTGGAGCCACATCGCTAAGTGCACCACGCTCGTGAGCAACAATGGATCCGATAGATGGATACGTGATCGTGCCGCTAATTGAACGCCCGGTATGCATGCGGTTGGTAGCTGCGGCGTGTTCATCGATGACTTCGTGATGAACACTGCGGACGGCGGTTACGCGGTCCATCAACGGCGCCAAGTTAGACAAATGCTCACACACACGAACTTCAGGAACCGCAGTATCGATAGACGAATAATAGGAACCGGATCGCTTCGCTGCGGGGTCACCCTTGCGTTTGGGATCGAATGTATCGATTTGCCCCATCCCTCCACCAAGCCAAATCGAAATCACGTGCTCGGCGTTTCCGACAATCGAGGCATCAGACGATTCACCGTGAGCAAACGCAGGCAGCATTGAAAGCGCACCGGCGGCAAGAAGCTCACGACGACTTGGTGAATATTGATTCATCATGGGATCCAGACAAATTCACGGTGATTAAGGAGACTCCAGACAACGTCTTCGTAGACTTCACGCCATTCGGTTTCCAATCTCGGATCCGGCAATGGGCCCGATTGAACGCGGCGTTCATGCTCCACTTGAATCTCGTTGGCCTCAGGACGTAAATGATTAAACCAAGTCACCAAGGGCAGTGGTTTGAGTTGAACAAGTTCGGAAACATCCGGTTCGGCGATCAACCGCGACTCGAAACCGCTCGCGAGAGCGTGCACGAACGTGTCTCGCTCATCCGACGTTGGCAGGCGTCCAAGACACCGCAAGAACAATGATTCTACCAGAGAACTAGGTGAATCGGCTTCAAGAGCCAGTCTCGCCAACTCACTATCGTGTGATGCGCGCGCGAGCGTCATCACCAAAATTCCGTTGGCCAGGATCCCCGGCTGCAGCACATTGGGATCCGTCTCACGCTGAACAATCGGCATTTGTCTCGACCCGGTCCAACCGAACGCTTCAAGCACGTCGACAACGGCCCGTGCTTTCGGCAGGGATAAGCTTGGACGGTCCCGCTCATTCTTTAAGTCACCGAACATCCACGCACGGCGCGGCCGCCCTAGTGTTTGACGACTTCCCAGAGGTCGACGACCATCATGCACAAACGTTAGTTCTTCCACATCAATGGGTTGTCCCGCAGCATGATGCAATGAATCGACGACCTGTTCAGCGGTTAGGCGACGGCGTTCCGGAGCATTGAAGAACCGCAGTTCAGCCGCAACAGTCGCGTTGTTTCCAACCGCTTCACGCTGATACAGATCCGACGTCACGATCAACCGAACGATGTGCCGGAAATCGTAGTCATGCGAAACCAATTCGGCAGCAAGCCATTGAAGCAACTCGGGATGACTTGCTTGTCGACCTTCCCAATCGTGTACGGGTTCGACAATCCCCACACCAATCAACTGCTTCCAAATGCGATTGACCAACACTTGAGAAAACCTAGTATTCGACGGAGCAGTCACTAAAGCCGCTAGTCGTTCGCGAGTGTCGCTTGGTGTCATCATCAGTGCATCGATGTCTGGTCCGTCGTCAACGCCGGTTACGGAGGCGAAGGGCCACTTTGGCGTGACCGCTTCATCAGGTTTCAGGGTGACTTGGATCAATGATTCGCGATCTGTCTGGCTTTCAAAAAATGCTGCGGGAACTCGACTGGTTGAAGGAACGGTTACCGCCTTTCGATCCATCATTGCCGCGAGTGAGTAAAGGTCGCGTTGTGAGGTACTGTGGTACGGCGAGTCGTGGCAACGAGCACATTGCAGCTCAATCCCCAAGAACGCAGATGCAATCACATGACCTTTGGCAGCCATGGGAGCGTCATTCTCGGCAGCGATGCCAAAACCAGCGCTACCGCCTTCAGCGGCATCTCCACGCAACATAAGCAATTCGGTGACCATTCTATCGATCGGCTTGTTGTCGCGAAGTGAATCGTAGACAAACCATCGAAACGGACCGGTGCTGTTGAGCGAAGCGTTCAGCAGCGATGGATTCTCTGCCAGCAAGTCTTGCCAAAAGCCCATCCAATGGTCCGCAAACCTCGGGTCCTCAATCAGCTGATCAATCACACGTTGGCGTTTCTCAGAACGATGGTCGTCCAAGAAGCGTCTTGCTTCTTCTTGCGTTGGCGGGACGCCGATTGTGTCAAGAAAAACGCGACGCAAAAACTTCTCATCACCCGTCACGCGTGCGAGCGCGACATCAGTTTCCGCCAAAGGTGGCGATGGCCAAAGAGCACCATTGGCCACCCATCGTTCCAACGTAGCAATTTGGTCGTGAGAGAGTCCTTCATCGGTGGGCGGCATCGCCCCCTCGCGAATTTGGGAAATCAATTCGCTTGCATCAAGATCGCCAGGAACGACTGCTGGAATCTCCGATTCACCAGCCATCATCGCTGCTTCACGCGAATTGAGTTTCAAATCTCCTTTGTCCTTATCTCCATGGCAGCGAAAACACTGCTCGCGCAGCAAGGGCAGAACCTCACCGTGAAAGTGCTCAACTTGCTCGCTGTCAGATTCAGCCGAGGCGGCGAGCGATGCTTCGATTTTATCGCTGATGAATTGGTCGATCAAATTTTGGTCATTCGGATTTTGACCTTTCGGGGAACGTTCGAGATGTTGAACAGTGGGATACTGATTGGTGGGATGCTGATCGGCCCAAGGCTTCGTTGTTAGCGAATTTTGACTGACCCACTGACGAGCTTTTTCGTGCCTACGATTCCAAAAGGCATTTTGAGAATCCGCCGCTGCTCGTCGGCGATCGTCATCGAATTCGCTGATCGTCGATGCCAATCGCGTTAGCTCGGCCAGGACCGCTGAGTCCGTCAGTGACACTCGCCGCTCGTTCGCGGCAAGCACATCATACGACCGCCCATCTTCGCCCAGGATCGCGACGCAGACTTCGCCAGTCTCGGTTCTTCGGCCTTTCCCACCGACAACCCACTCCAATACGACTCGGCAACGGCGACTAGCTTCGTTTGAATCCGACGCAATCGTTGCTTCACCAAACACTTCTTGTTGTCGATAACCATGGGCTCTAACGCCAGGCAAAGGCGGACGAGCGACCGGAGCCATTTGCTCTTCACCATCAGGTGGACTCTTGGTTTGAGCTTCCGTCCTCGCCACTAATTCGCCATCGATCCACAACCTGCTTTGGTCTCGGACCCGCATCAGGAAACGGTTTGTACCAACCGGAAGATCAACGTCAGCCGCCATTCGTAACAACAAAGGCGCCTTCCAGCTTGAACGAATTCCCCATGCGTCGAATTGCTGCGGAAGCTGAGACATCACGAAACTGTCGCTGGTCCATCGCAACGTTTCATCGGGCCAGCTTTCACTCTTGTAAAGCCAGCGTTGATGAGTGGGCAAGCCTTCGCAAAGTTGCACTAGGACACGCCCTTCAGGCACGCCGCTGACGTCGGGCATCACCTCAGGCTGCAACACGGCGACTCGCGGTTCGCCCACACGTCGAAACTTGGCAGCGATTGTTTGATCATCAAGGACCTCACGATGAATCGCCACCGCGTCGATCAAACCTTTGAATCGGCTGCCGATACGAACTTCGTCATCATCGACAATCGGTGGTTCTTCCGTCGGCCCTCCCATATCCCATTTTCCATCGGTGGGTTCACCATTGATATAGCCACGAATCGAACCGGGGTCCCCGAAACGATACGTGACCGCGATATGGTGCCATCCGGTCGCCACAGGGAAACTTTGATTCGATGTCCATCGATGCCAATGCTTGTCACTCGCAGTCAACTTGGTTGCGAAAAGAAAACTGATGCTGGCTTGACTATTCTTTCCGACAATTCGCAGTGCCCAATTTTGGTTGTCACGCGAAAAGTTGGGGGAACCCGTTCTTCCTTTGCCGATCACATATCGCGGTTCACCATTGCGAATGTCATTCGGATTCACCCAGGCTTCGAGCGTGACCGAATCATCAGTGGTGAAATCGAAGACGCTATTCGCCCCAACATCTGGCACCGCTAGGTAACCGCCATCGATCTGCACGGCCGTATTGTTGTCGGCGAAGTCTGGAAATTCGGGCGGACGAGGTCCCGCCTGATCTCGCAGGACGTTCCCGTGGATCTTAAGCTCGGTCGCTTCTTCACTACTGAAGTCCCAGCGAACATCACCGGGATATTCTGCAACTGCGGGAACGACGCAAAACGTGCAACCGAAGATCAACGCGAGGGCGGCGTAACGCATTAGCTAATCAGCCCTTCAAAAACCTTGCCTTCGTTCAGATCGACTCGTTCAGGCCGTCCTTTGTGCATGTAAACGACCTTGGTGTGGTCCATTCCTAGCAAACCCATGATGGTCGCATGGATATCGTGGACATGCAGCTTGTCCTCGACCGCGTACAGTCCCAATTCGTCCGTCGCGCCGATCGTTTGCCCACCCTTCACGCCGCCACCGGCCATCCACATGGTAAACCCGGTTGGATTATGGTCCCGCCCAGTCCCTTTTTCGCTCATTGGCGTGCGTCCGAACTCGCCGCCCCAAATCACCAGAGTTTCATCGAGCAAACCGCGTTGCTTCAAGTCCGTGATTAAGCCTGCGATCGGCTGATCGACACCACCACAAAGTCGCGAGTGATTAGATTCAATATTGCTGTGAGCGTCCCACTTACTGCCGGCGCCCGAATACAACTGCACAAATCGCACACCACGTTCGACTAGCCGGCGAGCCAACAAGCACTGTTGCCCGTAGACCTCGGTTTCTTTCTTGTCGATTCCGTAGAGTTCTTTGATGTGTTTGGGTTCTTGTTCTATATCGATCGCCACGGGAGCATCGGCTTGCATCTTTGCAGCCATCTCATAGCTTTGAATCCTCGCGTCTAACTCGGTGTTCGATTCACGACCTTGATAGTGGCGGCGATTGAGTTGATTGATAAAGTCAAGTTTGCTTCGTTGCTGTAAAGCGGAGACATTCGTGGGATTGTGTAAGTTGCGAAGCGGTTCGGCTCCGGTTTCGAACAGAACACCTTGGTAACTCGAAGGCATGAAACCCGAACCCCAAATCCGGACTCCATTGACAACCATCGCGGCGCTATCTTTCATCACCACGAACGTGGGAAGAGAATCGGTCGCTTCGCCAAGACCGTATGAAACCCACGCCCCCAACGAAGGTCGACCACCAAAAACGGCCCCGGTGTTCATTTGACTCACACCACCAGCATGATTGATTCCGTCCGATACACAGGATCGAATCACGCACAATTCGTCGGCGATGCTGCTGTGTTGGGGCAACCAATCAGATATCCACAAGCCACTTTCGCCGTGTTGTGCCCACTTGCGTTTACACTCCAAAAGCGGCGAATGAGCTTCACCCATCGCGGTGACGGGACGGGTAAAACTATCCGGTAACGATTGGCCAGCGAGCTTGTTGACTTGCGGCTTTGGATCAAACAGGTCGATATGACTTGGCCCACCTTCCATGAACAACCAGATCACATTCTTGGCTTTGCCGAGTCGCTGCGGAATCTTGCTGGCCGCCGGATTTTCCGGACGAGCCGCAACGAGCGATTGCCCCGACATCGCGGCGTAGGCCAACGCTCCGAAACCACCGCCGGCGGCAGTTAGGAAATCGCGTCGTGATTGAGGTTGAATGATTTGGTTACACATGATCAATGCAAATACAGAAATTCGTTGGAATTGAATAACGCGTGACAGAAACTTGTTACCGCGCTTAACGTCTTCGCCGAGATGTCGGTGCTCTTAGGTTCCATTCGACGCAGCCATGCCGTATCGGGTGCAGGACGTTCACCATCGGTTCCCTTGAACGCCAAATCGATCAGCAGACCTTTGCCATCCTCGCGATCCACGGATAAGTTTGCGAATTGCCCGTCCCACTGGTGACCGTTTGCATCACGTCCTCCTAGGATCAGCTTGGACTTCGTGTTCTGAATTCCGCTGACCACTGCCGTATCCACCACAACCGTTTCAGGTTGAGCGTTTGGATTGGACAAATCATGTAACGAGAACGTTACCTTTCCGTTGGTAGGATTGTCCTCGGATGTGCTGGCTGAAATGGTCACGCTCACTTGGACGGGCTTGCCAAGCGGAAATTTCAATCCGGATGCGACAACTTCATACTTCGGTTCGTCTTGAAACGTTCGTCCCACCAACTGCACGATTAAGCTGCCGGGCTGATAGGCCGACTTCTGGCTCGTCACCCCGATGCTCCATCCTTCGGATTTGGTACTACCGTTCCAACGCGACAGCAATGTGTTCACACTGGCGTCGGGATACAAACGATCTAAAACCGTGATCGTCTTAACAGTGAATTCGTCACTAAGTTCGATACTCCCTTGCAAATGCAACCGCTCGAAGCGACTTCCAGGTTGAACCCAAAGAGCATTCTCACCCACGGACCTATCTTGGAACGCTGCAAAATACTGTGACACTGGGCGTAGCCCTGTTTCGCCGGGATACTTGTCTTCGACTTGGGGAGCATTCACTAACGAAGCTTGCTGACGGACAAATCCAATCGCGTCACTGATTTCGGAATCAGTCGCGTCACGACCATAGGCAAGCCGATACGCCATCCGAACGTTGTCATCTTCGAACTTGTCTTTACCGGCAAGCAAACGTTTTGCAAATGTTTCCGCTCGACTAAGCGTCCAAGCGCCGTTGACTAGCAGCAACGATTGCACCGGAGTGGTGGTCGAAGTTCGGTTGGGCGCTGACTCGAACCCCAGGGGTGCATCAAATCCGCACAGCATCTCGTCTGGTTTGTTGCGAAGTTTCTTCACGTACACGCTGCGATAGGGTGACGTACCGGCAACCGATGCTCCGCCATTTCGGTGTTTCAGCTCACCAGAAACTGCCAACATCGCGTCTCGCACTTGTTCCGCATCGAGTCGCTGCGGTGGGTAACGCCATAGCAACCGATTTTCAGGGTCGAGCTCGTTTTCCAAGGATGTTGGTTCGCGATGAGCAGTCTGACGATAGGCAGCACTGTTCATCATTAGTTCATGCAGAGGTTTTAACGTCCATCCACTTTCAATAAAACGTTGAGTCAACCAATCCAGCAATTCAGGATGACTTGGCAATTCGCCAAGCGTGCCAAAATCATTGGGAGTCGGTACGATTCCGGTCCCAAAGTGACGCTGCCAAATCCGGTTAACAATCACTCGAGTGGAAAGCGGGTTCTCGTCCCGCACAATCCAGTCCGCCAGTGCGGTTCGGCGACCCGTTGTCATTTGGGTTGGCGTGATCGTTGGAGGTGGTTCATTCATCAGTGCCAAGAACGATGGCTCTACCGCTTCCTTGGTTGTCCGTGTCATCAGATAGGTAGGTGCTGGCTCACAACTAACGTCAGTCGCGACAAAAGCGTCGGGAAGCGGATCTGGTTTGATCGCGTCGAACTGCTTCAATTGCGTCTCGAGTTCTTGATACCTTGCCAACTTCTCTGAATCTTTCTTCAGCTCTTTGGCATAGTCGAACTTACTGGCTGCACGTTGTGCCTGACGCTCCACGAGGTAGGACACCTGTTTCTCATAGGTAGTTTTTTCGGCTTCAGGCTTGAAGTAGATGGCTTGAACGTCGGGCGGAAACTGCTCGACGGTGTATTTTTGGTCCGCATCGAAACGTTCCTTTGCCAACGAATGAATTTCATCGCGAATCTCAGCCGTTGCATCCTCCCAAGCCGCGAACTTCTGGCGGTACGCTTCGATCTCTTCTTTTGTCGCTAACTCACGTTTCAACGGCCACGCGACGGATGACAAAAACGCCTGGAGACCGAAATAGTCTTTCTGCAAAATCGGGTCAAACTTGTGATCGTGGCATTGGGCGCATCCAATACCGATTCCGAGAAACGCTTCGCCCGTGACCCGAGTCATTTCATTGACGATCAGGTCCCACTGCATGACGGCATTGCGTTGGTTCCATTCATAGACTCCATGACGAAGGTACCCCGTACCGATAAACACATCGGGGTCGTTAGGAGCAATTTCATCGCCGGCAAGGTGCTCTCGCACCAATTGGCGGTAGGGCTTGTCATCATTGAGCGAAGCGATGACGTAATCACGGAACTTACCCGCACTGGGTCGAAACGCGTCCTCGTTGTAACCGTCGCTTTCGGCGAAACGAACCACATCAAGCCAGTGCTGAGCCCAACGTTCGCCGTACCGAGGGCTGTCGAGCAATTCTCGAATGAGACGCGGCCAAGCATCGGGCCGATCGTCATTCACAAATGCGTTCACTTGATCGGGCGTTGGCGGCAAGCCGTGAAGGTCAAAGTATGCGCGTCGAACCAACTCGATCCGACTAGCTTCGGCGGCAGGCTCGAGTCCTTCACTTTCAAGTTTACGCGCAATGAACCGATCAATCTCGTTGACCGCCCATCCATCGCCGCAATTGGGAACCGACGGATCGGCAACCGGTTGAATCGCCCACCAATCGCGATCCTCTTGCGTAAACTCTTTCTGGGAAGGACGAATGAGATGTTCTTTATCACTCGGCCACGGCGCTCCCATTTCCACCCAGCGTGTCAGCACTTCAATCGCCTGATCGCCAAGTTGCTTGCTCGGTGGCATCTCGAACGAGTCGTAGTTGATCGCTTCCACCAGCAAGCTCTCGTCTACTTGGCCTGGCACAACCGCTTGGCCGCTTTCACCACCCTGCAACATCATCGCTAACGAATCGAGTCGCAGGTCACCTTCCTGTTTATCCTCGCCGTGGCATGAAACGCAGTTAGCGGCCAGCAACGGGCGAACTTCATTCTCGAAAAAATTCTGGTGTTCGATATCACTAGGGTTAGCAGCATATGCCAACGCCGAAGCGAAACCGAATCCGAGAAAAGCTACACAACGATAGTTCATCTTGCATCTCTCATTTGGGGATCCAACGCAGGCAATCCACCTATGAACACAGGATCGACAAAGTTTCCGTCGTCCATTGCATCTTGTAAGAAAAGTCCTTCGACCGATTCGTTCTCGGCATAGCCCAAGTCGGACAAGTCGATACCGACGGCCAAACCACGAAAACGCATGGTTTGCTTTCTTGGAATCGTTTTCAAACGGTTCCAAGAATCAAGTGAATCAGCAACCTCGGTGGTGAAATGAACGTGGAAGCTTCGAAGCTCCATTGCCTCGGGCGACTCCATGGTCAGATCGTATTTGCGGATGGTGTGAGATCGAAGACCATCACGAAACGCCAGCGGGCTAACATGGAAAGCATCACCATCCATCGGGTTGCCAAATGTTTGCAGATCGAAGAAGACCACATCGGCACCAGGTCCATTTCGAACAGGTCGTTCAAAGCCAATCGCCATACCCGGAGTCCCACCGGTATCGAGCATTTCAGGATCGCTTGTTAGTGGTTCCACACTTCCGCCCGGGTTGATTGCTCCCGTGACAAGACTGCGATCCGAAGCGACTTCCATTCGCGAATCGGGCAACTGCTCACGGCCACACAAAAACGCCACTGATGTTGTTGAATGAAACCAAGTTAATCGCGACGCAATCAAATCATTGACGTCAATGGTTTCGGACCGTCCACCGCGCTGCACGGTAACACTGGTCAAAAGATCGGCACCGCCATCAACCGTAGTCGCCTGATACGAAACCACTCGGTCGGGCAAACGACGCCGATAGCCACTCGCATCAAAAGGAACCGCTACGGTATCAAACGCGCCTTCGGTCGCAAATTTCCCTGCCTGACCATCGGTCAAACGTTTCTGAGAATCTGCTTCAGGACGACCGAGGGGATAAACGTCCGCCTCACCCTCAATCACATGCACTTCGGTTTCACTCGTTTCGGCCACACTGACAGAAAACCGAGTCCCACGATCAACCACTCGTGTCATCGGAGTATCAATGCGAAACCCTTCGGCGCCATCGGGTGCGTGAACCGAGCACCGACCGACGTCTAACGCCAAACTTTCATCTGAGGTCACTCGAAATACCGCCGGCCCTTCGAGAATCGCGGATGCCCCCGCGGGGAATGCAACCTCGATCAATCCACCGGTCAAGACATACTCTCGCCCCACTGAAAGAATCGAATTCACCGGCGGTGGCAGCTCACCAAAAAATCTTGCCTGCGATGCACTCGCCAACCTCACTCGACTTGTCGCGGGCGGATCCACGACGGCGACTGGATCATGTGATTGCCAGTAGGAAACGCCCACCAGTAAAACCAATACGGCAGCGGCAGCGAGCAACCACCGAACGACCGGCAATCGGCGTTCGACGGACACACCCGCACGATCGACGCGTGACATGACACTGCCGACAAACTCGCCGTGGTTGGCCGGCAATTTTGACATCGTCTGACGTACAAACTCGTTCCGTTGCGTTGAATGCTCTTGCACCGTCAATCCTAGAAGGCGGTGCGTTTGATAGAGGTCAGCCGCCTTCGCTAGCAGTTCATCGTCGGTGCTCAACAATTCGCGGAGGCTGGCCATGCCGTCGTCATCCAACTCTCCTTCGAGAAAATCGGTCCACAAATCTGCAAAGCGATCTTGTGAATTCACGATGCACCTCCTTCAAGCATTTCCATCCGAGCCTCTACGCACTTTTGCAACTGTTGCCTGATTTTCCAAAGCTGCTTCTTGACTGCCGCAACCGAACGCCCACTTCGTCGAGACATCTCGTCGAGGGGAATTTCTTCGTCATACCGCCAAGCAACGAAACACCGCGACTGCTCGGCCAGAGCTTCTAGACACTCGGTCAACGATTCAAACTGGATCGCACAGTGGTCCGGTGGATCGTCACAACGACGATCGAGTTCCCGCCTCAGCAAATCCGGCCCAAATCGAGAGTGATAATCAGCGATACGCCGTAACCGTGTTGTTTCAGTTCGCAATTGAAACCGAGCGATCGTGAACAACC from Rubripirellula amarantea encodes:
- a CDS encoding PSD1 and planctomycete cytochrome C domain-containing protein codes for the protein MNYRCVAFLGFGFASALAYAANPSDIEHQNFFENEVRPLLAANCVSCHGEDKQEGDLRLDSLAMMLQGGESGQAVVPGQVDESLLVEAINYDSFEMPPSKQLGDQAIEVLTRWVEMGAPWPSDKEHLIRPSQKEFTQEDRDWWAIQPVADPSVPNCGDGWAVNEIDRFIARKLESEGLEPAAEASRIELVRRAYFDLHGLPPTPDQVNAFVNDDRPDAWPRLIRELLDSPRYGERWAQHWLDVVRFAESDGYNEDAFRPSAGKFRDYVIASLNDDKPYRQLVREHLAGDEIAPNDPDVFIGTGYLRHGVYEWNQRNAVMQWDLIVNEMTRVTGEAFLGIGIGCAQCHDHKFDPILQKDYFGLQAFLSSVAWPLKRELATKEEIEAYRQKFAAWEDATAEIRDEIHSLAKERFDADQKYTVEQFPPDVQAIYFKPEAEKTTYEKQVSYLVERQAQRAASKFDYAKELKKDSEKLARYQELETQLKQFDAIKPDPLPDAFVATDVSCEPAPTYLMTRTTKEAVEPSFLALMNEPPPTITPTQMTTGRRTALADWIVRDENPLSTRVIVNRIWQRHFGTGIVPTPNDFGTLGELPSHPELLDWLTQRFIESGWTLKPLHELMMNSAAYRQTAHREPTSLENELDPENRLLWRYPPQRLDAEQVRDAMLAVSGELKHRNGGASVAGTSPYRSVYVKKLRNKPDEMLCGFDAPLGFESAPNRTSTTTPVQSLLLVNGAWTLSRAETFAKRLLAGKDKFEDDNVRMAYRLAYGRDATDSEISDAIGFVRQQASLVNAPQVEDKYPGETGLRPVSQYFAAFQDRSVGENALWVQPGSRFERLHLQGSIELSDEFTVKTITVLDRLYPDASVNTLLSRWNGSTKSEGWSIGVTSQKSAYQPGSLIVQLVGRTFQDEPKYEVVASGLKFPLGKPVQVSVTISASTSEDNPTNGKVTFSLHDLSNPNAQPETVVVDTAVVSGIQNTKSKLILGGRDANGHQWDGQFANLSVDREDGKGLLIDLAFKGTDGERPAPDTAWLRRMEPKSTDISAKTLSAVTSFCHALFNSNEFLYLH
- a CDS encoding DUF1501 domain-containing protein; its protein translation is MCNQIIQPQSRRDFLTAAGGGFGALAYAAMSGQSLVAARPENPAASKIPQRLGKAKNVIWLFMEGGPSHIDLFDPKPQVNKLAGQSLPDSFTRPVTAMGEAHSPLLECKRKWAQHGESGLWISDWLPQHSSIADELCVIRSCVSDGINHAGGVSQMNTGAVFGGRPSLGAWVSYGLGEATDSLPTFVVMKDSAAMVVNGVRIWGSGFMPSSYQGVLFETGAEPLRNLHNPTNVSALQQRSKLDFINQLNRRHYQGRESNTELDARIQSYEMAAKMQADAPVAIDIEQEPKHIKELYGIDKKETEVYGQQCLLARRLVERGVRFVQLYSGAGSKWDAHSNIESNHSRLCGGVDQPIAGLITDLKQRGLLDETLVIWGGEFGRTPMSEKGTGRDHNPTGFTMWMAGGGVKGGQTIGATDELGLYAVEDKLHVHDIHATIMGLLGMDHTKVVYMHKGRPERVDLNEGKVFEGLIS
- a CDS encoding DUF1553 domain-containing protein; protein product: MRYAALALIFGCTFCVVPAVAEYPGDVRWDFSSEEATELKIHGNVLRDQAGPRPPEFPDFADNNTAVQIDGGYLAVPDVGANSVFDFTTDDSVTLEAWVNPNDIRNGEPRYVIGKGRTGSPNFSRDNQNWALRIVGKNSQASISFLFATKLTASDKHWHRWTSNQSFPVATGWHHIAVTYRFGDPGSIRGYINGEPTDGKWDMGGPTEEPPIVDDDEVRIGSRFKGLIDAVAIHREVLDDQTIAAKFRRVGEPRVAVLQPEVMPDVSGVPEGRVLVQLCEGLPTHQRWLYKSESWPDETLRWTSDSFVMSQLPQQFDAWGIRSSWKAPLLLRMAADVDLPVGTNRFLMRVRDQSRLWIDGELVARTEAQTKSPPDGEEQMAPVARPPLPGVRAHGYRQQEVFGEATIASDSNEASRRCRVVLEWVVGGKGRRTETGEVCVAILGEDGRSYDVLAANERRVSLTDSAVLAELTRLASTISEFDDDRRRAAADSQNAFWNRRHEKARQWVSQNSLTTKPWADQHPTNQYPTVQHLERSPKGQNPNDQNLIDQFISDKIEASLAASAESDSEQVEHFHGEVLPLLREQCFRCHGDKDKGDLKLNSREAAMMAGESEIPAVVPGDLDASELISQIREGAMPPTDEGLSHDQIATLERWVANGALWPSPPLAETDVALARVTGDEKFLRRVFLDTIGVPPTQEEARRFLDDHRSEKRQRVIDQLIEDPRFADHWMGFWQDLLAENPSLLNASLNSTGPFRWFVYDSLRDNKPIDRMVTELLMLRGDAAEGGSAGFGIAAENDAPMAAKGHVIASAFLGIELQCARCHDSPYHSTSQRDLYSLAAMMDRKAVTVPSTSRVPAAFFESQTDRESLIQVTLKPDEAVTPKWPFASVTGVDDGPDIDALMMTPSDTRERLAALVTAPSNTRFSQVLVNRIWKQLIGVGIVEPVHDWEGRQASHPELLQWLAAELVSHDYDFRHIVRLIVTSDLYQREAVGNNATVAAELRFFNAPERRRLTAEQVVDSLHHAAGQPIDVEELTFVHDGRRPLGSRQTLGRPRRAWMFGDLKNERDRPSLSLPKARAVVDVLEAFGWTGSRQMPIVQRETDPNVLQPGILANGILVMTLARASHDSELARLALEADSPSSLVESLFLRCLGRLPTSDERDTFVHALASGFESRLIAEPDVSELVQLKPLPLVTWFNHLRPEANEIQVEHERRVQSGPLPDPRLETEWREVYEDVVWSLLNHREFVWIP
- a CDS encoding DUF1501 domain-containing protein: MNQYSPSRRELLAAGALSMLPAFAHGESSDASIVGNAEHVISIWLGGGMGQIDTFDPKRKGDPAAKRSGSYYSSIDTAVPEVRVCEHLSNLAPLMDRVTAVRSVHHEVIDEHAAATNRMHTGRSISGTITYPSIGSIVAHERGALSDVAPPYVLIGYPNVTRGPGFLGARDSYLYLTDTSRGPAGLSRPDGLSDQRQSRREQFLNALNQNGDATSQQRLLDYDAAIQQSLKLSGPDFSRVFDLDREPSELRSQYGGEFGQRCLLSRRLVERGVRFIEVSHNLNFLNGAGWDVHNAGIEQQHRLIQELDTAVATLMIDLENKKLLDKTLIVITTEFGRPPEFDSGGGRGHQGTAFTCVLAGGGLSHQGAWGETDELSKRIISNPVSVPDFFATICAAVGVDYRKNLYAGDRPVPITDQGQPIAKLFS
- a CDS encoding FecR domain-containing protein, whose product is MNSQDRFADLWTDFLEGELDDDGMASLRELLSTDDELLAKAADLYQTHRLLGLTVQEHSTQRNEFVRQTMSKLPANHGEFVGSVMSRVDRAGVSVERRLPVVRWLLAAAAVLVLLVGVSYWQSHDPVAVVDPPATSRVRLASASQARFFGELPPPVNSILSVGREYVLTGGLIEVAFPAGASAILEGPAVFRVTSDESLALDVGRCSVHAPDGAEGFRIDTPMTRVVDRGTRFSVSVAETSETEVHVIEGEADVYPLGRPEADSQKRLTDGQAGKFATEGAFDTVAVPFDASGYRRRLPDRVVSYQATTVDGGADLLTSVTVQRGGRSETIDVNDLIASRLTWFHSTTSVAFLCGREQLPDSRMEVASDRSLVTGAINPGGSVEPLTSDPEMLDTGGTPGMAIGFERPVRNGPGADVVFFDLQTFGNPMDGDAFHVSPLAFRDGLRSHTIRKYDLTMESPEAMELRSFHVHFTTEVADSLDSWNRLKTIPRKQTMRFRGLAVGIDLSDLGYAENESVEGLFLQDAMDDGNFVDPVFIGGLPALDPQMRDAR